CGAGGTTTCGTGGCCGCATGTATCGCACCGAGCATCGTTGCACTGTAGAAGCTCTGCGGTCTTTGGTACCAGCATATCCGATGACCTGgggcttgaccttgaggaaACGAGCAATCTGATTCACGGCATCCATGGTGTCGCGGTTCTCCTTGAACAGAGTAAAATGCAGGTATTCGCCAGCAGGCTTTTCCTCGCGGCCACCACCGCGACCACCACGGCCGCGCTTCTTGCTGTTGGCTTTTCTTGGGGGGATAAGAGTTGCGACAATAGCACCTTCGTCAGTTGTGTTGGTATCTATCCGAGACTTAAAAATGCGGCGGATCTCTTGGTGAACTTGACCACGCTTTGCCCTGTCGTCCATGGGCTCCGATGTAacagacttcttcttctcgtggTCGGCGCCATGGCCAGACCGATATACTCCAATCAGCTCCTGGGCGAATCGCTGATCAGTCAGACCCTCAAGAATGGTGGCATCCTCGGGTGAGACTTCGTTGACCGTCTCAGGTTGAGGTGCCGACTCGGGTTTAGTAGCGGTCTCGCTGTATGTTTGCTTCAAGGCATCTTTCGCAGGCTCATCTGTTTTTGTTTCCTGGGCTGTAGACTCGCCGTTGAACTCTTTCTTCACCTCAATCGCCTGAGAAGAAGTCAGTGGGTGCGCTATGAAAGTCGTAGAGCCCGTTTCTGCTTACTggtgcttcttcatctgccaGTCCGACTTGTTGTAGGTGCAGGACTGTGCCGTCTTCTTTGATCTCATTGACTTGAAAGTCCGAGAATCTGTATTGCGTTAGTCTCTCAATTGCCGACATGACCATGACTTCAATGTTCACCTAGTCCGCATTTCACCAGTCCATGGTGTCGCGAGTGGTGTCACACGCTGGCTAATTCCTATGGATCGTGTATAAGAGACAGTGCCACGCACCGCGTGATGAGATTGCTCCGCCATTGCAAGTATTGCGACTGTAATCTAGCCGTATATCAATTCTGGCGAAAGCTTGCGACAGATGTGTTTGCTTCCACTTGATGGTTGAAACAACTGGTGGGGGCACCTTTGCGATCTGTAATTTTTTCCCCGGCAGTATATTTCGTCTTAGATTCAAAACAGAAGGCGGTGAGCCTTATCTTGCCAACTGGAATATGGTGCGGCGCCTCAAAAGGCAGGCGGTCGAAGATACGTATTTATCAATCCAATGGAGGACAGGCTCTTGTTAAAATCTGTTTGTTTACCAGGTTGCCGAAAAGTCGAATAAGAGAGAGAACAGATGCTAATGAAGTATGTACTATGGTGGTATGGTGGTATGGCTATNNNNNNNNNNNNNNNNNNNNNNNNNNNNNNNNNNNNNNNNNNNNNNNNNNNNNNNNNNNNNNNNNNNNNNNNNNNNNNNNNNNNNNNNNNNNNNNNNNNNTGCTCATTATTAGTTTTCTCCACTTTCCGCTTGTGGATGGGTCGGCATTGTCACGCCGGACGTGCGTGACGGCTAGAAGACTCAGCACCTCTATCCCTATCCCAAGCAGCAAAAAGGCTCAAGTAATTTAAGGTGTTATAGACTTGATAGGTCTTTAGACCAATCATTTTATACAACTTAGCTTAAGATCGGAATTTTCATGCTCCCTGAGGGGTCGAACTTGTAGTTAAGATTCTGTTCTTCACATCTGGATTTGAAGAGGCACACAACTTTGGCCACCTCcctacctaggtacctaaTCGAATGGCAGTTCTTTTCATCTCTTGTCGCATCCTTCACACTGCATCGTAGCGAGACTGAAGGATGTGCACGACAGTGAGGTAGCTTGAAGGTAGCTACGACTTTCTTTGGTAGAATACGGGGTAATTACAGCGTCAAGACCTAGTGTTGCAGTTGATGTCTCTAACACGCGAACAATATGAGCCAGACTAGTAAGCGACTGTGAGGTTGATTCATGCTGGAGGTTGATAAATTATAAGAGAGCTTGTTCAGGACAGACAGTTCATGTGGCATGATGCACCCCGACATTCGACAGAGGGACTTTTACTTGTGCTGCATCCTGATTGCCGTCTTGGAAGAGCGGGCAATCATACCTAGTAGATCACTAACAAACCATGTCTCCTCAGCATCTCAGGAACCCCTCTCTTGTACGAGTCACTAAATAGACGCCTGGTGAGTAGCCCGCATGACAAGTTCAACTAACCTTTTCTCTCTGCACCTAACTAGCTGCTGTAACTTATACCACCTACTTTACTGTGAGACCTCCTCGGCTGATCGGTGATGATAGTCACTTACTGGTCTATTGCTGGCTGCAAGGATCGTTTGTGCACACGACAAGGCGTGATCTAACCTCCCCTCCTCCAAATTTCGGCCACTTTTAAAAATTTCCCTTAGTTATTATCGAGGGGAAGAGTGAggagcaacaccaacacacTCTTTGCTCGTTTTTGGTTATTTTTGTTGTTCCAAATTATCAATTCCCATTTCTCCTCTTTGCTTGAGTTCTCTTCCAATCACTTCTCGCTTCCATGGTTGACTGCATTGGGCCCGCAATTGACATGTCAATCATGAGCCGTAAAGACAAAGGTCGGGAAAGACTCTGTCGTACGCAGCTTCGAGAGATCATCTGTTCTGTCTGTCATCATAACGCAAGTGCAACTGAAGAGTGACCCAGGAACAATCCACGATCAAGATGCCTGTAATAAGAAGCGGCTCAACACGGGACATCTACAAGGTAAGGACGAACGGATATCCATTTTTGTACGGGCGATCACAAACAATTCGTTTACTACATCCTATTGAATGCTTCAATGTTGTGCCCAATTCGCATTATTTTGCATGGCAATTCTCGGCCATATCACTGAACAATTCCTTATCCATCCACAACGCTAATTCCATTGCTTACAGGCACCCTTGTCTGCTGTCCTTCGTCGCCACGGTCGTGAGCGTCGTGAACGCTGGAGTCAAGGTGAAGACCCCGGTGACTTCATGCCTCCCCACCAAGGTGAGCTAACCTGGACACTGCTCTATGATGCGGATCTACTCACAGCACGTAGACGAAGAGCCCAGCCATGAGCCTTCTGAATCCTCAAAAGGGAAACAACCTGAGCCTCAGCGTCTTCCTTCTAGAGCTGGCTACGATACAGCTGTGCTTCTTGACTTGTGCGACACCATTCGCAGTAGCCTGCATGAGGGACGTCCCGAGGACAGGTGGGAAGAAGCCATGGGTTTTCTCGCGGCACTGCTAAGAGACGAGGAGCACTACAACCGCGCAATAGAATTCGAGACTATACGCGACACGCACCTTGACAAGCTTATATCGGATCTCATGGATCCCAAATATCGCCACCCAAGAGTACCTATTAGATTTTCGAAAGATGTCGAAAGAGCAGAGACCCTAGAACGGAAATGGGTTGAGAGGTTTCGAGGTCCCTACTTCAATATGGAGCAAAACCGCTATCGAGATCTCCCCAAGACGGGACGGCTCAGGGATGTGGCTCTGAACCCCAATGCAGACAATTCAGAAGAACGTTGGCAAGCCAAAGAAGGTAAGACTTTGTCAGAGCTGGAGGGTAATCTGGAAATCGAACCTGGGCAGTAAGAAGACCCGAACCCCTATAGCAATTGAAAATTTTTGAAGATTACTCACGCTTAAGATGCAGTTGGTGGCTCAACTTGGCTTGCGCGCATCGGGATGGTATCGTTGGTAGTGCTCGCGAGAAACCTACCAAGGGCAAATATGGAGTTGCCGCATTACCGTTGCTCACAGGGCAAGAGAAaattgatgaaggagagggAACTCTGAAATATGTCAGGCAGGGAAGAATTACTGACATACATGTGTCGCTCATATCTCAAGTGGGAGCTACCTTTCGAATCCTGCGAGGCCATCACCTCAGAAGCCCATATGCACCAAAAGTCGGCATTCGTTATGATGGTTTGTGGGTTCTCATAGCCTTTCCTACGGCTCCTACTCGCTAATAAGGCGCCAGGTATACGATACGCCGATATAGTCAATGGTTTAATGAAGTCAGCGACCGGCACCATATGATGCTCACTTTGGAAAGAGTTGAGGATCAGAAACCAATAGAGGATATCTTGCATATACCCCGTCCATCCGAGATGGACGACTGGGAGCTCTATGAGAAATATGAGGGCGAGGCGATCAAAAAGCACAAGGGGAACAAGGCCCTTCTCGACTAGAAGTTAGAAATGGCACAAGAGGAAGTCGACCGGGAGGAATATCAGAGGTCGCATGACTTCCGAAACTCGTTGGGTTATCAGTTCAAGAAAGCAGGACTTTATTGATATGAGGTGAAGCATGATATGATGGGACGTATGGCTACGCTGCATCGATTGGCTTGCAAGACTAGTTCATAGCATTAATGGTAACGTTTAATTAGAGGCCACTGACATTGTCAGTTCTATTATTACCTAGTTTGGAAGTGTTGATATGACTTGGTTGGGTGCCTCAACTGAGGGAGGGGTACCGTGTCGACACAACGCAATACAGGTAGGAAATCTTCCAAGGGTTCACCTATGGCGGGGCATGCCATCCAACCCACCGCCACCACAGCTGTGGTCCCTTGTTCCTCTTACATGACATCCTCATAAACAACATGGGCAAAAACGACAAGAAAGGTGCCGACAAGGGaggcaagggcaaggcagacaagggcaaagatGCAAAAGACTCTGGCGGCAAATCCAAAGGTGCTCAGAGCATCAACGTCCGTCACATTCTGGTGAGTTTCACACAAGCGTTCACCAATTGAAATACTGACAGAGGGGTACATAGTGCGAGAAAcacgccaagaaggaggaggctctGGCAAAGTTGAACGACGGCCTCAAGTTCGATGAGGTCGCAAGGGAGTACTCAGAAGACAAGGCCAGGCAAGGTGGTTCACTGGGATGGAAGACCAAGGGCAGCTTGGACCCCAAGTTTGAAGAGGTGGCTTTTGCTCTTGAGCCCAGCACAACGGCCAGTCCAAAATTTGTAGAGTGCAAGACGGAGT
This genomic stretch from Fusarium oxysporum f. sp. lycopersici 4287 chromosome 5, whole genome shotgun sequence harbors:
- a CDS encoding peptidyl-prolyl cis-trans isomerase NIMA-interacting 4 gives rise to the protein MGKNDKKGADKGGKGKADKGKDAKDSGGKSKGAQSINVRHILCEKHAKKEEALAKLNDGLKFDEVAREYSEDKARQGGSLGWKTKGSLDPKFEEVAFALEPSTTASPKFVECKTEFGYHIIMVEGRK